From the genome of Mycobacterium dioxanotrophicus, one region includes:
- a CDS encoding SWIM zinc finger family protein: protein MPLSESTLLQAAGDLIFARGEDYVRYVRGLRTTEFKAYASIQGKRVYTVELDWSGPQLEGFCTCPHHADGNFCKHLVAVGLAAIDSGRVAVDDASTTDDALQAVVQAMDVDELRDLVLTLARRDPGVRRMLEVRATTASGDDAQAKAEFEAYVRNTLTFRGYIDYRRSFEVAGAASDMLDELETHVNSGAAELVRPALLLALTEMREIIGKVDDSDGVIAEQCQRAADLYAQACRLGNPDRVELATWLVKFRADSPGWPNLVLADFVDAFDEKALATYRRAVAALDRKLADRDHLHRFEVDAMLLELADHDGDLDRAVHLLSQGDHPQYGAIVERLRAAGRAEDAVAWIDRAVAAGRISSYGGGNEYWLSPDFVAATYKALGRIEMRSRLFAPTSSGSRQSRTTAFSSISRPASTAPKLNTRGRWSMRDNWPPTASRPAHSWSSSS, encoded by the coding sequence ATGCCGCTCTCTGAATCGACCCTGCTCCAGGCGGCCGGTGATCTGATCTTCGCCCGCGGCGAAGACTACGTCCGGTATGTGCGAGGTCTCCGCACCACAGAGTTCAAGGCGTACGCGTCGATCCAGGGCAAGCGGGTGTACACCGTCGAGCTCGACTGGTCCGGTCCGCAACTCGAGGGGTTCTGCACTTGCCCGCACCACGCCGACGGCAACTTCTGCAAGCATCTGGTCGCCGTCGGACTCGCCGCGATTGACAGTGGTCGGGTCGCGGTCGACGACGCGAGCACCACCGACGATGCACTGCAAGCCGTCGTCCAAGCGATGGACGTCGACGAGCTACGTGACCTGGTCCTGACACTCGCGCGGCGCGACCCCGGGGTGCGCCGGATGCTGGAGGTCCGTGCCACGACGGCGTCCGGTGACGACGCGCAGGCCAAAGCGGAGTTCGAGGCTTACGTGCGAAACACGTTGACGTTCCGCGGTTATATCGACTACCGACGGTCCTTTGAGGTCGCTGGCGCGGCCAGTGACATGCTCGACGAACTCGAGACCCACGTCAACAGCGGTGCCGCCGAACTCGTCCGACCAGCCTTGCTGCTCGCGCTCACAGAAATGCGCGAGATCATCGGGAAGGTTGACGATTCTGATGGAGTGATCGCAGAGCAATGCCAGCGGGCCGCCGACCTCTACGCGCAGGCCTGCCGACTGGGCAACCCCGATCGAGTCGAACTCGCGACGTGGCTGGTGAAATTCCGCGCCGACTCGCCGGGATGGCCGAACCTGGTCCTGGCCGACTTCGTGGACGCGTTCGACGAGAAGGCACTGGCGACCTACCGCCGCGCGGTGGCAGCGCTCGACCGCAAGCTGGCCGACCGTGATCACTTGCACCGCTTCGAAGTCGACGCCATGCTGCTTGAGCTTGCCGATCATGACGGCGACCTCGATCGGGCCGTCCACCTGCTCAGCCAGGGTGACCATCCGCAATACGGGGCCATCGTCGAGCGGTTGCGCGCAGCCGGACGCGCCGAGGATGCGGTGGCATGGATCGATCGCGCCGTGGCCGCGGGACGCATCAGCAGCTACGGCGGCGGCAACGAATACTGGCTGAGTCCGGACTTCGTCGCCGCGACATACAAAGCACTGGGCCGCATTGAGATGCGGTCGCGGCTCTTCGCGCCGACCTCGTCCGGCAGCCGTCAGTCGAGAACTACCGCGTTCTCCTCGATTTCGCGGCCGGCGTCGACCGCTCCGAAGCTGAACACACGTGGGCGTTGGAGCATGCGGGACAACTGGCCGCCGACCGCTTCGCGGCCGGCGCACTCCTGGTCCAGCTCCTCATGA